In the genome of Saprospira sp. CCB-QB6, one region contains:
- the hisA gene encoding 1-(5-phosphoribosyl)-5-[(5-phosphoribosylamino)methylideneamino]imidazole-4-carboxamide isomerase, with the protein MIKVIPALDILNGKCVRLTKGSFEDAKIYDDDPVAVAKRFAAAGVKHLHLVDLDGAKAGRVVNYEILKAITTETELEVEFGGGIKSDQDLAQAFAAGAQKVTIGTLAVKNPKLLLSWLQKYGNDRIILGADVLDGIIRIDGWKRETEFKLFDFITNYQWHGIQYILCTDIDKDGMMQGSSLPLYESLVEQFPDLKFIANGGISSIEELRELDQMGCYAAVVGKALYEGKISLEELADFLSE; encoded by the coding sequence ATGATAAAAGTAATACCAGCCTTAGATATCCTGAATGGGAAATGTGTACGATTGACCAAGGGGAGTTTTGAAGATGCCAAAATTTATGATGATGATCCGGTGGCGGTGGCTAAGCGTTTTGCAGCGGCTGGGGTAAAACATTTGCATTTGGTAGACTTAGATGGGGCCAAGGCTGGGCGAGTAGTTAACTATGAGATACTTAAGGCGATCACGACGGAGACGGAATTGGAGGTAGAGTTTGGAGGGGGGATCAAGTCGGATCAGGATTTGGCGCAGGCATTTGCTGCTGGGGCGCAAAAGGTAACGATAGGGACCTTGGCGGTAAAGAATCCAAAGTTATTGCTTTCTTGGTTACAGAAATATGGGAATGATCGGATTATTTTGGGGGCGGATGTTTTGGATGGGATTATTCGGATTGATGGCTGGAAGCGGGAGACCGAGTTCAAATTATTTGATTTCATCACCAACTATCAGTGGCATGGGATTCAGTATATTTTGTGCACAGACATTGATAAGGATGGGATGATGCAGGGGAGTTCGCTTCCTTTATATGAGTCATTAGTGGAGCAATTTCCGGATTTAAAATTCATTGCGAATGGGGGGATTTCTTCTATTGAGGAATTGCGGGAGTTGGATCAAATGGGCTGTTATGCTGCGGTAGTGGGCAAGGCCTTATATGAGGGGAAGATAAGTTTGGAAGAGTTAGCTGATTTTTTGAGTGAATAG
- a CDS encoding SusC/RagA family TonB-linked outer membrane protein — MKYLNLITLALLMTISTVYAQTTVTGSVTTEAGDPIVGANILVKGSSPIIGAITDFDGNYQITVPEGYEFLAYSFVGYATQEIEVAGQTTINVTLVEGVEVNKVVVTALGLSREEKALGYATQEVSGDDINKAREVNVVNSLQGKVAGVQITGSSNLGGSSRIIIRGAGSITGNNQPLFVVDGVPLDNANHTDANQDRGAGGYDYGNAIQDLNPDDIESINVLKGPTAAALYGNRAANGVIIITTKKGKNLSVKNAPIGVSVNSSLQFNSVYVLPNYQNQYGGGAGSSFANSVIDTNQLVADMAYDGSWGPAFNGQQVRQWDSYDEWDTENFGQTREWKANPDNIKDFFRTGITATNGISLGGANEKGSFRLGFTNTQQKGTQENSNLNRNNISFNSSLNLSDKLTASATVNIVNSKANGRPLTGYGESVMSQFNQWFQRQLDMDRLRDYKNPDGTIRTWNRTSELDGSAKYWDNPFWERYENGQRDSRNRVFGNVALSYTFNDKFSVTGRAMTDFYTDRREEWVAVGGVRVPMYSEDVRFFQENNYDLIGNYKDRFGDFSVSGMVGMNYRRTTAERNYASTQGGLNTPGLYNLSNSASELTSTDVTSELAIFSIFEQATIGYKDFVYLDLTNRTDINSTLPLDRNTYNYYSASASLVFSELIPANEILSFGKFRAGYAVVGNGTTPYNLQNTYISNANFNGNGTATVPNSLLNEDLKPERTSGFELGLDLRFLKDRLGVDFTYYNNVTKDQIFNVSQSGATGYTSRSINAGKVANRGIELMVYATPVKTKDFKWDLSLNLGKNNNEVLELATGTDNIRLTSLFGVALDARVGEPYGTLMGTDYVYDANGNKIVEDGVYMVSEVKPLGSVLPDFTGGFSSTFSYKGISLFLLFDFQKGGKLFSLSNQWGKYSGILEETVIETEVAGVTDNIRNQGIVVEGTNVLRDGNGDYILDANGNYQSDGTENTTVLDAQTHFFLNQGYIINAADIYDASFIKFREARISYTFSNKLFEGTRFRDLSLSLVGRNLAILYRNIPNVDPEAAVNSGNVQGFEGGQLPTERSIGINLNVKF, encoded by the coding sequence ATGAAGTACCTTAATCTAATTACATTAGCTTTGCTGATGACTATTAGTACCGTCTATGCCCAGACTACGGTGACAGGATCGGTAACTACAGAAGCAGGCGACCCCATTGTCGGGGCTAACATTTTAGTCAAAGGCTCCTCCCCGATTATTGGAGCTATTACTGACTTTGATGGAAATTATCAAATCACTGTTCCTGAGGGCTATGAATTTTTGGCTTATAGTTTTGTAGGCTATGCAACTCAGGAAATTGAAGTTGCCGGTCAGACGACCATCAATGTGACTTTAGTAGAAGGAGTGGAAGTAAATAAAGTGGTCGTTACTGCTTTAGGGCTTTCTAGAGAGGAAAAGGCATTAGGTTATGCTACCCAAGAAGTTTCGGGAGATGACATCAACAAGGCTCGTGAGGTCAATGTGGTGAACTCTTTACAGGGTAAAGTAGCAGGTGTTCAGATTACGGGTTCGTCTAACTTAGGGGGCTCTTCACGTATTATTATTCGTGGTGCGGGTTCTATTACGGGCAATAACCAGCCTTTATTTGTAGTAGATGGAGTACCTTTGGACAATGCCAACCATACGGATGCAAATCAGGATCGTGGTGCAGGTGGCTATGACTATGGTAATGCAATTCAGGACCTTAACCCCGATGACATTGAGAGCATCAACGTATTGAAAGGCCCAACAGCGGCAGCACTTTATGGTAACCGTGCAGCTAACGGGGTAATTATCATTACCACAAAGAAAGGAAAAAACCTATCGGTAAAGAATGCTCCTATTGGTGTATCTGTTAACTCTTCTTTGCAGTTTAACAGTGTATATGTATTGCCCAACTACCAAAACCAGTATGGTGGAGGTGCGGGTTCTTCTTTTGCCAATAGTGTAATTGACACCAATCAGTTGGTTGCTGATATGGCTTATGATGGAAGTTGGGGACCTGCCTTTAATGGCCAACAAGTTCGCCAATGGGATTCTTATGATGAGTGGGATACTGAGAACTTTGGGCAGACCCGTGAGTGGAAAGCCAATCCTGACAACATTAAGGATTTCTTCCGCACAGGTATTACTGCTACGAATGGTATATCTTTGGGTGGAGCTAATGAAAAAGGATCATTCCGTTTAGGCTTTACCAATACACAGCAAAAAGGGACACAAGAGAACTCTAATCTTAATCGTAACAATATTTCATTTAATTCTAGCCTCAATCTTAGTGATAAGTTGACGGCTTCTGCTACAGTGAATATTGTAAACTCTAAGGCCAATGGTCGTCCACTTACTGGATATGGAGAATCTGTAATGTCTCAGTTTAACCAGTGGTTCCAGCGTCAGTTGGATATGGATCGCCTACGCGACTATAAAAACCCTGATGGAACAATTCGTACTTGGAACCGTACTTCTGAGCTAGACGGTAGCGCTAAGTATTGGGACAACCCCTTTTGGGAGCGTTATGAAAATGGTCAAAGAGATAGTCGTAATCGTGTTTTTGGTAATGTAGCACTATCTTATACTTTCAATGATAAGTTCTCAGTAACAGGACGTGCTATGACGGATTTCTACACAGACCGTCGTGAGGAATGGGTTGCAGTAGGTGGCGTTCGCGTACCTATGTACTCTGAAGATGTTCGTTTTTTCCAAGAAAATAACTACGACCTTATTGGTAACTACAAAGATCGTTTTGGAGACTTTTCTGTTTCTGGAATGGTGGGTATGAACTACCGTCGTACAACTGCTGAGCGTAACTATGCTTCAACTCAGGGAGGGCTAAACACTCCTGGCTTGTATAACTTGAGCAACTCTGCTTCAGAATTGACAAGTACAGATGTTACTTCTGAACTAGCTATCTTCTCTATTTTTGAGCAGGCTACTATTGGATACAAAGATTTTGTATACCTCGATTTGACCAACCGTACAGATATCAACTCTACGCTACCACTAGATAGAAACACCTATAATTACTACTCAGCTAGTGCTAGTTTGGTATTCTCTGAACTCATCCCCGCTAACGAAATTCTTTCTTTCGGAAAGTTCCGTGCAGGTTATGCAGTAGTAGGTAATGGTACTACTCCTTACAACCTACAAAATACATATATCAGTAATGCCAACTTTAATGGCAATGGTACCGCCACTGTACCTAACTCATTACTTAATGAAGACCTTAAACCTGAGCGTACTTCTGGCTTTGAATTAGGTCTTGATCTTCGTTTCCTCAAAGATCGTTTAGGAGTAGATTTCACCTACTATAACAACGTTACTAAAGATCAAATTTTTAATGTATCTCAATCTGGTGCTACAGGCTATACCTCTCGTTCTATCAATGCAGGTAAAGTAGCGAACCGTGGTATTGAATTGATGGTTTATGCTACTCCTGTAAAAACTAAGGACTTCAAATGGGACCTTAGCCTAAACTTGGGTAAAAACAATAACGAAGTATTAGAATTGGCTACAGGTACCGACAATATTCGCCTCACTTCTCTATTTGGTGTAGCCCTAGATGCTCGCGTTGGTGAGCCTTACGGTACACTTATGGGGACCGATTACGTCTATGATGCTAATGGCAACAAAATCGTTGAAGATGGCGTCTATATGGTCTCTGAAGTAAAGCCTCTAGGATCTGTATTGCCTGATTTTACAGGTGGATTCTCTTCTACTTTTAGCTACAAAGGAATTTCTCTTTTCCTCTTGTTTGACTTCCAGAAAGGTGGCAAACTCTTCTCTCTATCTAACCAATGGGGTAAATACTCTGGTATTTTGGAAGAAACTGTTATCGAAACAGAGGTTGCTGGCGTAACAGATAATATCCGTAACCAAGGAATTGTTGTTGAAGGAACTAACGTATTGCGCGATGGTAATGGTGACTATATTCTCGATGCTAACGGTAACTACCAGTCTGATGGAACTGAAAATACAACAGTACTAGATGCTCAAACTCACTTCTTCCTCAACCAAGGTTATATCATCAATGCTGCGGATATCTATGATGCTAGCTTTATCAAATTCCGTGAAGCTCGCATTAGCTATACCTTCTCTAACAAACTATTTGAAGGCACTCGCTTCAGAGACCTTTCTCTCTCTTTGGTAGGTCGTAACCTTGCTATCCTTTACAGAAATATTCCTAATGTAGATCCCGAAGCAGCCGTTAACTCTGGTAATGTTCAAGGCTTTGAAGGTGGACAATTGCCTACAGAGCGTTCTATCGGAATAAATTTGAACGTGAAATTCTAA
- a CDS encoding SusD/RagB family nutrient-binding outer membrane lipoprotein — MTINWLRKNGLMAAMGLGLALSITSCDKQFEELNTNPNQSSSTATSFLLTNAEKTMMDLTWDEWFNSRRGNQLAQYWASNQYSNESRYQFRVGITNDYWSLFYARSLQDLQEIIDLNSGDNAADYVGFGKNENQIAIAQILQTWLFQNMTDCWGPIPYSQALKGAEFPLPNYDSQEDVYVGMLATLDAAIAAIDESDNSVQGDVIYNGNMTQWKKFANALKMRVALRMADTNRGAEAQAAFEAAAPNSFTSNADNAIFPYQSSDPNINPQAEDYRTRNDFAASNTMVDELLRLNDPRVGFYYEPASATGTYVGEVYGLSESNAALTTDAEVSQRSQSILANDAPGIFLDYAQICFMKAEAAARGWGVSGSAEDHYNAGIEASMNYWDDGSLSATDISNYIAQADVDYNTLIGNGETWQQVIGRQKWIALYMQGVQGWAEWRRLDFGILQSPADGTLDGTDIPTRMKYPLDEQTLNAESYADGVIKLGGADNQDTKLWWDVN; from the coding sequence ATGACTATAAATTGGCTAAGAAAAAATGGCTTGATGGCCGCGATGGGCCTAGGTTTAGCACTCTCTATCACTAGCTGTGATAAACAGTTTGAAGAGCTGAATACTAACCCCAATCAGTCTTCTTCTACAGCAACCTCTTTTCTACTGACCAATGCAGAAAAGACAATGATGGACCTTACCTGGGATGAATGGTTTAATAGCCGAAGAGGTAACCAACTTGCTCAATACTGGGCCTCTAATCAGTACTCTAATGAGTCCCGATACCAATTCCGCGTTGGAATTACCAACGATTATTGGAGCCTCTTTTATGCTCGTAGCTTACAAGATCTTCAAGAAATTATTGACCTTAACTCTGGTGATAATGCTGCCGATTATGTGGGCTTTGGTAAAAATGAAAACCAAATCGCTATCGCACAAATTCTCCAAACTTGGCTGTTCCAAAATATGACCGATTGCTGGGGACCAATCCCTTACTCTCAAGCCCTAAAAGGTGCAGAGTTCCCCCTACCTAACTACGATAGCCAGGAAGATGTCTATGTAGGAATGCTCGCTACTTTAGATGCTGCTATCGCCGCTATCGACGAAAGCGATAATAGTGTGCAAGGTGATGTAATCTATAACGGAAATATGACCCAATGGAAGAAGTTCGCCAATGCGCTTAAAATGCGTGTGGCCCTCCGTATGGCCGATACTAACCGTGGAGCTGAAGCACAAGCCGCTTTTGAAGCCGCAGCTCCCAATAGCTTTACCTCTAACGCTGATAATGCAATCTTCCCCTATCAGTCTAGTGACCCCAATATTAACCCTCAAGCAGAGGATTACCGAACACGTAACGATTTTGCCGCCTCTAATACTATGGTCGATGAGTTGCTCCGCCTCAATGATCCCCGAGTAGGATTCTATTACGAACCAGCTAGTGCTACAGGTACTTATGTTGGTGAAGTTTACGGACTCTCAGAATCTAATGCCGCTCTTACCACAGATGCAGAGGTATCTCAACGTAGCCAAAGTATTTTAGCCAACGATGCCCCCGGTATCTTCCTCGATTATGCCCAAATTTGCTTTATGAAGGCGGAAGCCGCTGCCCGTGGATGGGGCGTTTCTGGCTCTGCAGAAGATCACTATAATGCAGGTATCGAAGCTTCTATGAATTACTGGGATGACGGCTCTCTAAGCGCTACCGATATTAGCAATTATATCGCCCAAGCCGATGTAGACTATAACACTCTTATCGGAAATGGCGAAACTTGGCAGCAAGTAATCGGCCGCCAAAAATGGATCGCCCTCTATATGCAAGGCGTACAAGGCTGGGCCGAATGGAGACGACTCGATTTCGGTATTCTCCAATCTCCCGCCGATGGAACTCTTGACGGTACAGATATTCCTACCCGCATGAAGTATCCCCTAGATGAACAAACCCTCAATGCCGAAAGCTATGCCGATGGCGTTATTAAATTGGGCGGTGCCGATAATCAAGACACCAAACTCTGGTGGGATGTAAACTAA
- the queG gene encoding tRNA epoxyqueuosine(34) reductase QueG encodes MDKYELTAKLRAAALAEGFDNLRIAQARELTEEGRRLEAWLNKGYQGKMQYLENHFEKRIDPRKLVDGAKSVVSLSFNYFPEEQQVEGAPKLAKYAYGEDYHYVLKDKLRRLLGLLESELGRAINGRAFVDSAPVLERDWAKHSGLGWIGKNTLLISKQRGSFFFLAELIIDVDLVYDGPIKDYCGRCRRCIDACPTQAISEEGYLMDGSKCISYFTIELRDELPAEYKGQFADWMFGCDICQDVCPWNRFSRPHQEEAFRPKENLLALRREDWMELTEEVFRKVFKKSAVKRTKYKGLMRNLAFLEEE; translated from the coding sequence ATGGACAAATACGAACTCACCGCTAAACTCCGAGCTGCTGCCTTAGCTGAAGGTTTTGATAATTTACGCATTGCTCAGGCCAGAGAATTGACTGAAGAAGGCCGCCGTTTAGAAGCTTGGTTGAATAAGGGCTATCAGGGGAAAATGCAATACTTAGAAAATCATTTTGAGAAGCGGATAGACCCTCGAAAATTGGTAGATGGGGCCAAATCGGTAGTGAGTTTGAGCTTTAATTATTTTCCAGAAGAGCAACAAGTAGAAGGAGCGCCCAAGCTGGCCAAATATGCATATGGCGAAGATTACCATTATGTTTTAAAAGATAAATTGCGTCGATTATTAGGGCTTTTAGAAAGTGAATTGGGTCGAGCGATTAATGGGCGGGCCTTTGTAGACTCTGCGCCGGTGTTGGAGCGTGATTGGGCCAAGCATTCGGGTTTGGGCTGGATAGGCAAAAACACCTTATTAATTAGTAAGCAGCGGGGGTCATTTTTCTTTTTAGCCGAGTTGATCATAGATGTAGACTTGGTCTATGATGGGCCAATCAAAGACTATTGTGGTCGTTGTCGGCGCTGTATAGATGCTTGTCCCACCCAAGCCATTTCTGAGGAGGGGTATTTGATGGATGGCTCCAAGTGCATTTCCTATTTTACGATTGAGTTGCGAGATGAACTTCCGGCTGAATACAAAGGGCAATTTGCGGATTGGATGTTTGGCTGTGATATTTGTCAGGATGTTTGTCCTTGGAATCGTTTTTCGCGTCCGCATCAGGAAGAGGCTTTTCGGCCCAAAGAGAATTTATTAGCGTTGAGGCGGGAGGACTGGATGGAATTGACGGAAGAAGTATTTCGGAAAGTGTTTAAGAAATCGGCGGTGAAGCGGACCAAATACAAGGGCTTGATGCGCAATTTGGCTTTTTTGGAGGAGGAGTAA
- a CDS encoding nitroreductase family protein gives MPKFRPFQAQKLSPEESLKKALELEALLEKRRSIRLFSERPVAKELIQSLVRTASSAPSGAHKQPWTFCIISDPEIKQQIRQAAEKEEYESYTNRMSEEWLEALKPFGTNWEKPFLERAPYLIVIFKKSYDILPDGSRSKNYYVNESVGLAAGFLISAIHQAGLVTLTHTPSPMNFLQEILQRPKNEKPFLLLPIGYAAEGCEVPDLRRKSLDEVALYWEAD, from the coding sequence ATGCCTAAATTTCGTCCTTTTCAAGCTCAAAAATTATCGCCTGAAGAAAGTCTTAAAAAAGCACTTGAACTTGAGGCTTTATTAGAGAAACGCCGCTCAATTCGTTTATTTTCTGAGCGGCCAGTGGCCAAAGAATTGATTCAAAGCTTGGTCCGAACGGCTAGCTCGGCTCCTTCTGGGGCGCATAAGCAACCTTGGACCTTCTGCATTATTTCTGATCCAGAAATTAAACAGCAGATTCGCCAAGCGGCCGAAAAAGAAGAATATGAAAGCTACACCAACAGGATGTCAGAGGAGTGGCTCGAAGCCCTGAAACCTTTTGGCACCAACTGGGAAAAGCCTTTTTTGGAGCGAGCTCCTTATCTCATCGTCATATTTAAAAAGAGCTACGATATTTTGCCTGATGGCAGTCGAAGCAAGAACTATTATGTGAATGAATCGGTGGGTTTGGCTGCGGGTTTTCTCATTTCGGCTATTCATCAGGCGGGTTTGGTTACCTTGACGCACACGCCTAGCCCCATGAATTTTTTACAGGAGATTTTGCAACGGCCCAAAAATGAAAAGCCTTTTTTGCTTTTACCTATCGGCTATGCTGCAGAAGGCTGTGAGGTCCCTGATTTGCGCCGAAAATCATTGGATGAGGTGGCCTTATATTGGGAGGCAGATTAA
- the ybeY gene encoding rRNA maturation RNase YbeY, translating into MIEFYTEDIDYTLPQAEQIESWLQAIAKREGHSIEALSFIFCSDAYLLPMNQEYLQHDTLTDVITFQYQEEGEPVSGDIFISVERCRENAEKFEVSAQNEIHRVMAHGLLHLLGYKDKSKEDAELMREKENDALSLLDQYANSDA; encoded by the coding sequence ATGATTGAATTTTACACGGAAGATATTGATTATACGCTGCCGCAGGCTGAACAAATTGAAAGCTGGCTGCAAGCGATCGCAAAAAGAGAGGGTCACTCCATTGAGGCCCTTTCTTTTATTTTTTGCTCTGATGCCTATTTGCTGCCCATGAACCAAGAGTATTTGCAGCATGACACCCTAACTGATGTAATTACCTTTCAGTACCAAGAAGAGGGAGAGCCCGTAAGCGGTGATATTTTTATTTCGGTAGAACGCTGCCGAGAGAATGCCGAAAAGTTTGAGGTTTCGGCCCAAAATGAAATTCATAGAGTCATGGCTCATGGATTGTTGCACCTTTTGGGCTATAAAGATAAAAGTAAAGAAGATGCAGAGCTCATGCGCGAAAAAGAAAATGATGCGCTAAGCCTTCTGGATCAATATGCCAATTCAGATGCCTAA
- a CDS encoding ATP-binding protein, translated as MTGTALKLTLDSHPKNIAEVEPYVNQVLQQYELDELLFGNILITLTEAVSNAILHGNQAKAHKKVHIASAIQQNCITFTVEDEGPGFDPAQLPDPTAPENLMTPGGRGVFLMQNLSDHVDFKEGGRMIELQFNLH; from the coding sequence ATGACCGGAACTGCACTAAAACTTACACTAGATTCTCACCCAAAAAACATAGCTGAAGTAGAACCCTACGTGAATCAGGTTTTGCAACAATATGAGTTGGATGAGTTGCTTTTTGGCAACATTCTCATCACCTTGACCGAGGCCGTCAGCAATGCTATTTTGCATGGCAACCAAGCCAAGGCCCACAAAAAGGTCCATATTGCTAGTGCTATACAGCAAAATTGCATTACCTTTACTGTAGAAGATGAGGGGCCTGGTTTTGACCCCGCACAACTGCCCGATCCCACTGCTCCAGAAAATCTGATGACACCTGGTGGACGTGGCGTTTTTTTGATGCAAAACCTCAGCGATCATGTAGACTTTAAGGAAGGTGGTCGCATGATTGAACTACAATTTAACTTGCACTAA
- a CDS encoding PorV/PorQ family protein: protein MQRLIWGALILCFFGPSLMAQKYSNEFLSIGLGARAQAMGGAMVAHVNDASSSFWNPAGLQGIETDLQVGLLHAEWFGGIGKYDYAGFGMPIKGQNKYLGFSFIRFGIDGIPNTLSLYEDDGSINYNNVTEFSAADYAFIFNYAQKFGKLAVGASPKVVRRVVGPFASSWGFGVDLGAQYQYSENWSFGAQLKDITTTFNAWQFSFTEEEKQTLGLTGNEIPIQSFEITKPQIILGAAYKKTFNLPTPEGKKARTIGLLAELDMVATTDGQRNTLISASPFSIDPALGLELNYNRIAYLRMGLNNFQRFENFSGEKELTLQPNFGLGFRISRFYIDYALANLSASAGGLRSHIVSIRLDIDYDYIKQAIQKEI, encoded by the coding sequence ATGCAGCGATTAATTTGGGGAGCCCTCATTTTATGCTTCTTTGGCCCAAGCTTAATGGCCCAAAAATACAGTAACGAATTCTTATCCATTGGCTTAGGGGCCCGCGCTCAGGCTATGGGCGGCGCTATGGTGGCCCATGTCAATGATGCGAGCAGCAGCTTTTGGAACCCCGCAGGCTTGCAGGGCATAGAAACGGATTTGCAAGTTGGCTTATTGCATGCCGAATGGTTTGGCGGCATCGGTAAATATGATTATGCCGGCTTTGGTATGCCGATTAAAGGCCAAAATAAATACCTGGGCTTTTCTTTTATCCGCTTTGGCATTGACGGAATCCCTAACACCCTTTCTCTTTATGAGGATGATGGAAGCATTAACTACAACAACGTCACCGAGTTTTCGGCTGCCGATTATGCTTTTATTTTTAATTATGCCCAAAAGTTTGGCAAATTGGCGGTTGGGGCTAGCCCCAAAGTGGTCCGCCGAGTGGTTGGCCCTTTTGCCTCTTCTTGGGGCTTTGGCGTAGATCTAGGCGCCCAATATCAATACTCAGAAAATTGGTCTTTTGGGGCACAGCTCAAAGATATTACCACCACTTTTAATGCTTGGCAATTTAGCTTTACCGAAGAGGAAAAGCAGACTTTGGGCCTAACGGGCAACGAAATTCCCATTCAATCGTTTGAAATTACAAAGCCCCAAATTATTCTGGGTGCTGCTTACAAGAAAACTTTTAACCTCCCTACGCCAGAAGGCAAAAAAGCCCGCACAATTGGCCTTTTGGCTGAGCTCGATATGGTGGCCACTACCGATGGACAACGCAATACCCTAATTTCTGCCAGTCCTTTTAGCATTGATCCCGCCTTGGGCCTAGAACTCAACTACAACCGCATTGCCTATTTGCGGATGGGCCTCAATAATTTTCAACGATTTGAGAATTTTTCTGGCGAAAAAGAACTGACCCTACAACCCAATTTTGGCCTGGGCTTCCGAATTTCTCGCTTTTATATTGACTATGCTTTGGCCAATTTGAGCGCTAGCGCTGGTGGTTTGCGCTCGCATATTGTCTCCATCCGCCTAGATATTGACTACGATTATATTAAACAAGCTATTCAAAAAGAGATTTAA